In Streptomyces thermolilacinus SPC6, a single genomic region encodes these proteins:
- the ung gene encoding uracil-DNA glycosylase — protein sequence MTDTAMLPESWRGVLGDELQKPYFKLLTEFVEEERAKGPVYPPRDEVFAALDATPYDKVKVLVLGQDPYHGEGQGHGLCFSVRPGVKTPPSLRNIYKEMQEELGHPVPDNGYLMPWAEQGVLLLNAVLTVRAGEANSHKGKGWEKFTDAVISAVASRPDPAVFVLWGNYAQKKLPLIDETRHVVVKGAHPSPLSAKKFFGSRPFTQINKAIAEQGHEPIDWRIPNLG from the coding sequence GTGACCGACACCGCCATGCTGCCCGAGTCCTGGCGCGGCGTCCTCGGCGACGAGCTGCAGAAGCCGTACTTCAAGCTGCTCACCGAGTTCGTCGAGGAGGAGCGGGCCAAGGGGCCGGTCTACCCGCCGCGGGACGAGGTGTTCGCCGCGCTCGACGCCACTCCGTACGACAAGGTGAAGGTCCTCGTCCTGGGCCAGGACCCTTACCACGGAGAGGGCCAGGGGCACGGGCTGTGCTTCTCCGTGCGGCCGGGCGTCAAGACCCCGCCGTCCCTGCGCAACATCTACAAGGAGATGCAGGAGGAACTCGGCCACCCCGTCCCGGACAACGGCTACCTCATGCCGTGGGCCGAGCAGGGCGTCCTGCTGCTCAACGCGGTGCTCACCGTCCGCGCGGGCGAGGCGAACTCGCACAAGGGCAAGGGCTGGGAGAAGTTCACCGACGCCGTGATCAGCGCCGTCGCCTCCCGCCCCGACCCGGCCGTGTTCGTCCTGTGGGGCAACTACGCGCAGAAGAAGCTGCCGCTGATCGACGAGACGCGGCACGTCGTGGTGAAGGGCGCCCACCCGTCGCCGCTCTCCGCGAAGAAGTTCTTCGGCTCCCGGCCCTTCACGCAGATCAACAAGGCCATAGCCGAGCAGGGCCACGAGCCGATCGACTGGCGCATCCCGAACCTCGGCTGA
- a CDS encoding TVP38/TMEM64 family protein: MLEPAVRPAGFALRCSRALLSPWSRLSLLVVLLAGAGALVVAYEPHRVLADGGWPPQVGGVGAVVLFGVAYGLCTAAFVPRPVLNLASGALFGTQAGLAAAVAGTVLGAGIAFMLGRALGRDALRPLLRGRWVEAADGQLTRHAFRSTLAIRLFPGVPFAAANYGAALSRMGYAPFLLGTGLGCVPNTAAYVVAGSEAASPTSPAFLLSAGFIVVSVTAGAVVAWRKRHRLRSSAAA, from the coding sequence ATGCTCGAGCCCGCCGTCCGGCCCGCCGGTTTCGCCCTGCGCTGCTCCCGCGCCCTCCTCTCCCCCTGGTCGCGGCTGTCGCTGCTCGTCGTGCTGCTCGCGGGCGCCGGGGCGCTGGTCGTGGCGTACGAGCCGCACCGCGTCCTCGCGGACGGCGGCTGGCCGCCGCAGGTGGGCGGTGTGGGCGCCGTCGTGCTGTTCGGCGTCGCGTACGGGCTGTGCACCGCCGCGTTCGTACCGCGCCCCGTGCTCAACCTGGCGTCGGGCGCCCTCTTCGGGACGCAGGCGGGACTGGCGGCGGCCGTCGCGGGGACCGTCCTCGGGGCGGGCATCGCGTTCATGCTCGGCCGGGCGCTGGGCCGCGACGCGCTGCGCCCGCTGCTGCGCGGGCGCTGGGTGGAGGCGGCGGACGGGCAGCTCACCCGGCACGCGTTCCGCTCGACGCTGGCGATCCGGCTGTTCCCCGGCGTGCCGTTCGCGGCGGCCAACTACGGGGCGGCGCTCTCCCGCATGGGGTACGCGCCGTTCCTGCTGGGCACCGGCCTCGGCTGCGTACCGAACACGGCGGCGTACGTGGTGGCCGGGAGCGAGGCCGCGTCGCCGACCTCTCCGGCGTTCCTGCTGTCGGCCGGGTTCATCGTGGTGAGCGTGACGGCGGGGGCCGTCGTGGCCTGGCGGAAGCGGCACCGGCTGAGGTCCTCGGCCGCGGCCTGA
- a CDS encoding DUF2076 domain-containing protein yields MWPGQQPPGGEQNPQDQNAPNPYQQPGYQQPNPYQQPGYQQPGYPQAGYEQNPYQQPTVPQYAVPGQPPGPPVPTGDDKKKTTVVAIAAAVVVLAAAGVTGFLVLGGDEKDPVAQGGSSPSQSASAPSAPMEQPSQPPAENPRDGSTAPKASVPGWKVVHNPKRDTLFDIPPDWEVVGSGVATGFEDEKAGDGTPVVTMSAPGRYKSEWCSYDDDKDGTPDTWSLATAGTKGGQGAKDTADAAATEAGNWVWAAYAQTEPKGTVKVTKAVPYTTKSGLTGHVATATALNTKHENKCDTDGKSIAFSFKNAKGDFVSWVMYANTGIKDEVPEATIQKILSTVRLSEPAS; encoded by the coding sequence ATGTGGCCAGGACAGCAGCCGCCCGGGGGCGAGCAGAACCCGCAGGACCAGAACGCGCCGAACCCCTACCAGCAGCCGGGGTATCAGCAGCCGAATCCGTACCAGCAGCCCGGGTACCAGCAGCCGGGCTACCCGCAGGCGGGGTACGAGCAGAACCCGTACCAGCAGCCGACCGTGCCGCAGTACGCGGTGCCCGGGCAGCCGCCCGGCCCGCCGGTGCCGACGGGCGACGACAAGAAGAAGACGACGGTCGTCGCGATCGCCGCCGCCGTCGTCGTCCTGGCCGCCGCCGGGGTGACCGGCTTCCTGGTCCTCGGCGGGGACGAGAAGGACCCCGTCGCGCAGGGCGGCTCGTCGCCGTCGCAGAGCGCGTCCGCGCCCTCGGCTCCCATGGAGCAGCCCTCGCAGCCGCCCGCCGAGAACCCGCGTGACGGCTCCACGGCGCCGAAGGCGTCGGTCCCGGGCTGGAAGGTCGTCCACAACCCGAAGCGCGACACCCTCTTCGACATCCCGCCGGACTGGGAGGTCGTGGGCTCCGGTGTGGCCACCGGCTTCGAGGACGAGAAGGCCGGCGACGGCACGCCCGTGGTCACCATGTCGGCGCCCGGCCGCTACAAGAGCGAGTGGTGCTCGTACGACGACGACAAGGACGGCACCCCCGACACGTGGAGCCTCGCCACGGCCGGGACCAAGGGCGGCCAGGGCGCGAAGGACACCGCAGACGCCGCCGCCACCGAGGCCGGGAACTGGGTGTGGGCCGCGTACGCGCAGACCGAGCCCAAGGGCACCGTCAAGGTGACCAAGGCCGTGCCGTACACGACGAAGTCCGGTCTGACGGGCCATGTCGCCACGGCGACCGCGCTCAACACGAAGCACGAGAACAAGTGCGACACGGACGGCAAGTCGATCGCGTTCTCCTTCAAGAACGCCAAGGGCGACTTCGTCTCCTGGGTGATGTACGCGAACACCGGCATCAAGGACGAGGTGCCCGAGGCGACGATCCAGAAGATCCTCAGCACCGTCCGGCTGAGCGAGCCCGCTTCGTAG
- a CDS encoding Gfo/Idh/MocA family protein, which translates to MRVGCIGLGDIAQKAYLPVLTTRPGVELHLQTRTPATLERVADAHHIPEARRHADLDSLLTAGLDAAFVHAPTDVHPEIVTRLLEAGVPTYVDKPLAYELDASRRLVELAERRGVSLAVGFNRRYAPAYAQCEDHPRELILIQKNRVGLPEDPRTLVLDDFIHVVDTLRFLLPGPVEHTDVRARVRDGLMHHVVLQLSGDGFTAIGMMNRMSGSAEEILEVSGQDTKRQVVNLAEVVDHKGQPTVRRRGDWVPVARQRGIEQVTLAFLDAVRDGRTLSAQDALRTHELCERVVRDCLEQAS; encoded by the coding sequence GTGAGGGTGGGCTGCATCGGGCTCGGCGACATCGCGCAGAAGGCGTACCTTCCGGTCCTCACGACGCGGCCCGGTGTCGAACTGCACCTCCAGACCCGCACCCCCGCCACCCTGGAGCGGGTCGCGGACGCCCACCACATCCCGGAGGCGCGCCGCCACGCGGACCTCGACTCGCTGCTCACCGCCGGTCTCGACGCCGCCTTCGTGCACGCCCCGACGGACGTCCACCCCGAGATCGTCACGAGGCTCCTCGAAGCCGGGGTGCCGACGTACGTGGACAAGCCCCTCGCGTACGAGCTCGACGCTTCGCGCCGTCTGGTGGAGCTGGCCGAGCGGCGCGGGGTGTCCCTCGCCGTCGGCTTCAACCGCCGCTACGCGCCCGCGTACGCCCAGTGCGAGGACCACCCGCGCGAGCTGATCCTCATACAGAAGAACCGCGTCGGCCTGCCCGAGGACCCCCGCACCCTCGTCCTCGACGACTTCATCCACGTCGTGGACACCCTGCGTTTCCTGCTGCCCGGCCCGGTGGAGCACACCGACGTGCGGGCGCGCGTCCGCGACGGGCTCATGCACCACGTGGTGCTCCAGCTGTCCGGCGACGGCTTCACGGCGATCGGCATGATGAACCGCATGAGCGGCTCCGCCGAGGAGATCCTGGAGGTGTCGGGGCAGGACACCAAACGCCAGGTCGTCAACCTGGCCGAGGTCGTCGACCACAAGGGCCAGCCGACCGTGCGGCGGCGCGGCGACTGGGTGCCGGTCGCCCGGCAGCGCGGCATCGAACAGGTCACGCTCGCCTTCCTGGACGCCGTGCGGGACGGCCGGACGCTCAGTGCCCAGGACGCCCTGCGGACCCACGAGCTGTGCGAGCGGGTCGTACGCGACTGTCTGGAGCAGGCGTCCTGA
- a CDS encoding undecaprenyl-diphosphate phosphatase, which produces MNWFESLILGLVQGLTEFLPISSSAHLRLTAAFAGWHDPGAAFTAITQIGTETAVLIYFRKDIARIVTAWFRSLTDKSMRSDHDARMGWLVIVGSIPIGVLGVTLKDHIEGPFRDLRLIATTLIVLGIVLGVADRLAARAQEGGRHRAAPERKTLRDLGVKDGLIFGMCQAMALIPGVSRSGATISGGLFMNYTREAAARYSFLLAIPAVLASGLFELKAVGEGHVAWGPTVFATVVAFGVGYAVIAWFMKFISTKSFMPFVIYRIALGLVLFALIWLGVLAPDAGQPSH; this is translated from the coding sequence ATGAATTGGTTCGAATCGCTCATCCTCGGACTCGTCCAAGGGCTGACGGAGTTCCTCCCGATCTCCTCCAGTGCCCATCTGCGCCTCACGGCCGCCTTCGCCGGCTGGCACGACCCTGGCGCCGCCTTCACGGCGATCACGCAGATCGGCACCGAGACGGCGGTCCTGATCTACTTCCGCAAGGACATCGCCCGCATCGTCACGGCGTGGTTCCGGTCACTGACCGACAAGTCGATGCGCTCCGACCACGACGCCCGGATGGGCTGGCTCGTCATCGTCGGGTCGATCCCGATCGGTGTGCTGGGCGTCACCCTGAAGGACCACATCGAGGGACCGTTCCGCGATCTGCGGCTGATCGCGACCACCCTGATCGTGCTCGGCATCGTGCTGGGCGTGGCCGACCGGCTGGCGGCACGCGCGCAGGAGGGCGGCCGGCACCGGGCGGCGCCGGAGCGCAAGACGCTGCGAGACCTGGGCGTCAAGGACGGCCTGATCTTCGGCATGTGCCAGGCGATGGCGCTGATCCCCGGCGTCTCCCGGTCGGGCGCCACCATCAGCGGCGGCCTGTTCATGAACTACACGCGCGAGGCCGCCGCCCGCTACTCCTTCCTGCTGGCCATCCCCGCCGTCCTCGCCTCGGGCCTGTTCGAACTGAAGGCCGTCGGCGAGGGGCATGTGGCGTGGGGGCCGACGGTCTTCGCGACGGTGGTCGCGTTCGGCGTCGGGTACGCGGTCATCGCGTGGTTCATGAAGTTCATCTCCACCAAGAGCTTCATGCCGTTCGTGATCTACCGGATAGCGCTCGGCCTGGTGCTGTTCGCCCTGATCTGGCTGGGTGTCCTCGCCCCGGACGCGGGTCAGCCGTCGCACTGA
- a CDS encoding spermidine synthase, with protein sequence MNEPVPVLRAVDGGAAKLMPDIDRERAWLLTVDGAPQSYVDLDDPTHLEFEYARRLAHVVDAADDEGAPLDVVHLGGGALTLPRYVAATRPGSRQDVVEADLGLLALVAEHLPAPEGSGITVHGADARAWLRDAPARSADLVVGDVFGGSRVPAHLTSVEYAREVQRVLRPGGAYAANLADGAPFAFLRSQLATFAAVFGELALIAEPAVLRGRRFGNVVLVASHTPPDTARLARRAAADAFPARVEHGEALARLAGDAAVVRDVDAVPSPEPPGGAFGIG encoded by the coding sequence GTGAACGAGCCCGTACCCGTACTCCGCGCCGTCGACGGCGGCGCCGCCAAGCTCATGCCGGACATCGACCGGGAGCGGGCCTGGCTGCTGACCGTCGACGGCGCGCCCCAGTCGTACGTGGACCTCGACGACCCGACGCACCTGGAGTTCGAGTACGCCCGGCGCCTCGCCCACGTCGTGGACGCCGCCGACGACGAGGGCGCCCCGCTCGACGTGGTCCACCTCGGGGGCGGGGCGCTGACCCTGCCCCGGTACGTCGCGGCGACCCGGCCGGGCTCCCGGCAGGACGTGGTGGAGGCGGACCTGGGGCTGCTGGCGCTGGTCGCCGAGCACCTGCCCGCACCGGAAGGGTCGGGGATCACCGTGCACGGCGCGGACGCGAGGGCGTGGCTCCGGGACGCGCCCGCGCGGTCGGCGGACCTGGTGGTGGGGGACGTGTTCGGCGGCTCGCGGGTGCCCGCACACCTCACGTCCGTCGAGTACGCCCGCGAGGTGCAGCGGGTGCTGCGGCCGGGCGGCGCCTACGCGGCGAACCTCGCGGACGGGGCACCGTTCGCGTTCCTCCGCTCCCAGCTGGCCACCTTCGCGGCGGTGTTCGGGGAGCTGGCGCTGATCGCCGAACCGGCGGTGCTGCGCGGGCGGCGGTTCGGCAACGTGGTGCTGGTCGCCTCGCACACGCCGCCCGACACGGCGCGCCTGGCCCGTCGGGCCGCCGCCGACGCGTTCCCCGCGCGCGTGGAGCACGGCGAGGCCCTGGCACGGCTCGCCGGTGACGCGGCGGTCGTACGGGACGTCGACGCCGTCCCGTCGCCCGAGCCGCCCGGCGGGGCGTTCGGCATCGGCTGA
- the lnt gene encoding apolipoprotein N-acyltransferase: MRLRAGLGEVASTRPWASRRGQVWSSRWGRGAAAVLAGALPALAFPAPSLWWLAYGALVPWLLLLRAAPTGRRAALDGWLGGTGFMLAVHHWLMPNLHVFILVLAALLGLLWAPWGWLVRWVFREASGTPGRALLVCAVVPSGWLMVEVVRSWEGLGGPWGLLGASQWQVPPALRVAAIGGVWLVTLLVVAVNTALALLVAVPSVRTAAVAALAACAVGLGSAALWAAAPEPVGTVRVGVVQPGVIGGPDGPERRFARGEELTRALAERDVDLVVWGESSVGADLAARPNLAERLAELSRQVGAEVLVNVDARRSDLPGIYKSSVLVGPGGPTGDRYDKMRLVPFGEYVPARAVLGWVTSVGRAADEDRRRGTAQVVMTAGKGGELLVGPLVCFESAFPDMSRHLARDGARLLVAQSATSTFQDSWAPGQHASLAALRAAETGRPMVHATLTGVSAAYGPDGARIGAPLGTDRSAAAVYDLPLATATTPYVRFGDWPVWAALAVLAGVAGAAGARAVRTPAPDSRVRPARTARGSAGRPGH; this comes from the coding sequence ATGCGGTTGCGGGCCGGGCTCGGTGAGGTGGCCTCGACGCGGCCGTGGGCGTCGCGGCGGGGGCAGGTGTGGTCCTCCCGGTGGGGGCGCGGCGCGGCCGCCGTCCTGGCGGGGGCGCTGCCCGCCCTGGCGTTCCCCGCGCCGTCCCTGTGGTGGCTGGCGTACGGGGCGCTGGTGCCGTGGCTGCTGCTGCTCCGGGCCGCGCCGACGGGACGCCGGGCGGCGCTGGACGGGTGGCTCGGCGGTACGGGGTTCATGCTGGCCGTGCACCACTGGCTGATGCCGAACCTGCACGTCTTCATCCTGGTGCTGGCCGCGCTGCTGGGGCTGCTGTGGGCGCCGTGGGGGTGGCTGGTGCGGTGGGTCTTCCGTGAGGCGTCCGGGACGCCGGGGCGGGCGTTGCTCGTGTGCGCGGTGGTGCCGTCGGGGTGGCTGATGGTCGAGGTGGTGCGGTCCTGGGAGGGGCTGGGCGGTCCGTGGGGGCTGCTGGGCGCCAGCCAGTGGCAGGTGCCGCCCGCGCTGCGGGTGGCGGCGATCGGCGGGGTGTGGCTGGTGACGCTGCTGGTGGTAGCGGTCAACACGGCGCTGGCGCTCCTCGTGGCGGTCCCGTCCGTGCGTACGGCCGCCGTCGCGGCGCTGGCGGCGTGCGCGGTCGGGTTGGGTTCGGCGGCGCTGTGGGCGGCGGCTCCGGAGCCGGTGGGCACCGTACGGGTCGGGGTCGTCCAGCCGGGGGTCATCGGCGGGCCGGACGGGCCGGAGCGGCGGTTCGCGCGCGGCGAGGAGCTGACGCGCGCCCTGGCGGAACGGGACGTGGACCTCGTCGTGTGGGGCGAGAGCAGCGTGGGCGCCGACCTGGCGGCGCGGCCCAACCTCGCCGAGCGTCTGGCGGAGCTGTCCCGGCAGGTCGGGGCCGAGGTGCTCGTGAACGTGGACGCGCGCCGCTCGGACCTGCCGGGCATCTACAAGAGCAGCGTCCTCGTGGGCCCGGGAGGCCCGACCGGCGACCGGTACGACAAGATGCGGCTGGTGCCGTTCGGCGAGTACGTCCCCGCTCGGGCCGTCCTCGGGTGGGTGACGTCCGTGGGGCGGGCCGCCGACGAGGACCGGCGGCGCGGCACCGCCCAGGTCGTCATGACGGCCGGGAAGGGCGGTGAGCTCCTGGTGGGTCCGCTCGTCTGCTTCGAGTCGGCGTTCCCCGACATGAGCCGCCACCTCGCGCGGGACGGCGCGCGGCTGCTCGTCGCGCAGTCGGCCACGTCCACGTTCCAGGACAGCTGGGCGCCCGGCCAGCACGCGTCGCTGGCGGCACTGCGCGCGGCCGAGACCGGGCGGCCGATGGTGCACGCGACGCTGACCGGTGTGAGCGCCGCGTACGGCCCGGACGGCGCCCGGATCGGCGCCCCGCTCGGCACGGACCGCAGCGCGGCCGCCGTCTACGACCTGCCGCTCGCCACCGCGACGACCCCGTACGTGCGGTTCGGGGACTGGCCGGTGTGGGCGGCGCTCGCCGTCCTGGCCGGGGTGGCGGGCGCGGCGGGGGCGCGGGCGGTCAGGACGCCTGCTCCAGACAGTCGCGTACGACCCGCTCGCACAGCTCGTGGGTCCGCAGGGCGTCCTGGGCACTGA
- a CDS encoding DedA family protein produces MHVQEWLETVPAVSIYILVGVVIGLESLGIPLPGEIVLVSSALLASQHGDIDPYILGACATAGAIIGDSIGYAIGRKGGRPLLAWLGGKFPRHFSEANIAMAERSFEKWGMWAVFFGRFVALLRIFAGPLAGVLHMPYWKFLIANVFGGILWAGGTTAVVYSVGVVAEAWLKRFSWLGLVLAVAVGLTSMLVLKHRAKKATEKSEAERAAAPRQEPVPSAAVAD; encoded by the coding sequence TTGCACGTCCAGGAGTGGCTCGAGACCGTCCCGGCGGTCAGCATCTACATCCTGGTGGGTGTGGTGATCGGGCTGGAAAGCCTCGGCATCCCGCTGCCGGGCGAGATCGTCCTCGTGAGCTCGGCGCTCCTCGCCTCCCAGCACGGGGACATCGACCCGTACATCCTGGGCGCCTGCGCCACCGCCGGAGCGATCATCGGCGACTCGATCGGCTACGCCATCGGCCGCAAGGGCGGACGGCCGCTGCTGGCCTGGCTCGGCGGGAAGTTCCCCAGGCACTTCAGCGAGGCCAACATCGCGATGGCCGAGCGCTCCTTCGAGAAGTGGGGCATGTGGGCCGTGTTCTTCGGCCGGTTCGTCGCCCTGCTGCGGATCTTCGCCGGGCCGCTGGCCGGGGTGCTGCACATGCCGTACTGGAAGTTCCTCATCGCCAACGTCTTCGGCGGCATCCTCTGGGCGGGCGGCACCACGGCCGTCGTCTACTCCGTGGGCGTCGTCGCCGAGGCGTGGCTGAAGCGGTTCTCCTGGCTGGGCCTCGTCCTCGCCGTGGCCGTCGGCCTCACCTCGATGCTCGTCCTCAAGCACCGTGCGAAGAAGGCCACCGAGAAGTCCGAGGCCGAGCGCGCCGCCGCCCCGCGCCAGGAGCCCGTGCCCTCGGCGGCCGTCGCCGACTGA
- the tuf gene encoding elongation factor Tu: protein MSKTAYVRTKPHLNIGTMGHVDHGKTTLTAAITKVLSERSGGGTSYVAFDRIDRAPEEARRGITINIAHVEYETDTRHYAHVDMPGHADYVKNMVTGAAQLDGAILVVSALDGIMPQTAEHVLLARQVGVDHIVVALNKADAGDDELTDLVELEVRELLTSHGYGGDSVPVVRVSGLRALEGDPRWTASIEALLDAVDTYVPMPVRYVAAPFLMPVENVLTITGRGTVVTGAVERGTVRVGDRVEVLGAGAQTVVTGLETFGKPMDAAQAGDNVALLLRGVPRDAVRRGHVVAEPGSVEPRRRFTARVYVLSAREGGRATPVATGYRPQFYIRTADVVGDVDLGDAAVARPGDTVTMTVELGRDVPLEPGLGFAIREGGRTVGAGTVGEVL from the coding sequence ATGTCCAAGACGGCATACGTGCGCACCAAGCCGCACCTCAACATCGGCACCATGGGCCACGTGGACCACGGCAAGACCACGCTCACCGCCGCCATCACCAAGGTCCTCAGCGAGCGCTCCGGCGGCGGCACCTCGTACGTCGCGTTCGACCGCATCGACCGGGCGCCCGAGGAGGCGCGGCGCGGCATCACCATCAACATCGCGCACGTCGAGTACGAGACCGACACCCGCCACTACGCCCACGTGGACATGCCCGGTCACGCCGACTACGTCAAGAACATGGTGACCGGCGCCGCCCAGCTCGACGGGGCGATCCTCGTCGTCTCGGCGCTCGACGGGATCATGCCGCAGACCGCCGAGCACGTCCTGCTCGCCCGCCAGGTGGGCGTCGACCACATCGTCGTCGCGCTCAACAAGGCCGACGCGGGCGACGACGAGCTGACCGACCTCGTGGAGCTGGAGGTGCGCGAGCTGCTCACCTCCCACGGCTACGGCGGCGACTCCGTCCCGGTCGTCCGGGTCTCCGGGCTGCGGGCCCTGGAGGGCGACCCGCGCTGGACCGCGTCGATCGAGGCGCTGCTCGACGCGGTGGACACATATGTGCCGATGCCGGTGCGGTACGTGGCCGCGCCGTTCCTGATGCCCGTCGAGAACGTGCTGACCATCACCGGGCGGGGCACCGTCGTGACCGGCGCCGTCGAGCGCGGCACCGTCCGCGTCGGCGACCGCGTGGAGGTGCTGGGCGCCGGTGCGCAGACCGTCGTCACCGGCCTGGAGACGTTCGGCAAGCCGATGGACGCCGCCCAGGCCGGGGACAACGTGGCGCTGCTCCTGCGCGGGGTGCCGCGCGACGCGGTCCGCCGCGGCCATGTGGTGGCCGAGCCGGGCAGCGTCGAGCCGAGGCGGCGGTTCACGGCGCGCGTGTACGTCCTGTCGGCCCGCGAGGGCGGCCGGGCGACACCCGTGGCGACGGGCTACCGGCCGCAGTTCTACATCCGTACCGCCGACGTGGTGGGCGACGTGGACCTGGGCGACGCGGCCGTCGCCCGGCCCGGCGACACGGTCACCATGACCGTCGAGCTGGGGCGGGACGTGCCGTTGGAGCCGGGGCTCGGCTTCGCGATCCGCGAGGGCGGCCGCACGGTCGGCGCGGGCACCGTCGGCGAGGTGCTGTAG
- a CDS encoding MFS transporter: protein MRTPAAAFRPRPGRRPEWAGRNYTLLTASALITGLGSHGALVAGAFAVLESGGDGGDVGLVAAARTLPLVLFLLVGGAVADRLPRHRVMVAANALNCASQAVFAALVLTDRAQLWQMMLLSALCGTGQAFFNPAAEGMLMSSVRSEHANRAFALFRMTMSGAAIGGAALGGAMIAAFGAGWVLAIDAAAFAVAGALRAFLDVSHIPERASGGGLLADLREGWHEVVGRPWLWAIVLQFSVVVAVVGAAESVYGPLVAKESLGGARPWGLALAAFGAGTVLGALLMMRWKPRRMLLVGTVCVFPLALPSAGLAVPLPVGALAAVMFVSGVAIEVFGVAWMTALHQEIPEDKLSRVSAYDWFGSTAMLPLSTAVAGPVADAVGRPQALWGCAALILVVTALVLLVPDVRNLTRRTKPVAADRPEKPSTAASDPAPA, encoded by the coding sequence GTGAGAACCCCCGCCGCTGCCTTCCGCCCCCGTCCCGGCCGCCGCCCGGAGTGGGCGGGCCGCAATTACACGCTGCTGACCGCCTCCGCCCTCATCACCGGCCTGGGCTCCCACGGCGCCCTGGTGGCGGGGGCGTTCGCGGTGCTGGAGTCCGGTGGCGACGGCGGCGACGTGGGCCTGGTCGCCGCCGCGCGGACCCTGCCGCTGGTCCTCTTCCTCCTCGTCGGCGGAGCCGTCGCCGACCGGCTGCCGAGGCACCGGGTGATGGTCGCCGCCAACGCCCTCAACTGCGCGTCGCAGGCGGTGTTCGCGGCCCTCGTCCTCACCGACCGGGCCCAGCTGTGGCAGATGATGCTGCTCAGCGCGCTGTGCGGCACGGGGCAGGCGTTCTTCAACCCGGCCGCCGAGGGCATGCTGATGTCCAGTGTCCGCAGCGAGCACGCGAACCGCGCGTTCGCGCTGTTCCGCATGACCATGAGCGGTGCGGCCATCGGCGGAGCCGCGCTGGGCGGCGCCATGATCGCCGCGTTCGGGGCCGGCTGGGTCCTGGCGATCGACGCGGCGGCGTTCGCCGTGGCGGGCGCGCTGCGGGCGTTCCTCGACGTGAGCCACATCCCCGAGCGGGCGTCCGGCGGCGGCCTGCTGGCGGATCTGCGGGAGGGCTGGCACGAGGTGGTCGGCCGCCCCTGGCTGTGGGCGATCGTGCTCCAGTTCTCCGTCGTGGTCGCCGTGGTCGGCGCCGCCGAGTCCGTGTACGGGCCGCTGGTGGCGAAGGAGTCGCTGGGCGGCGCCCGGCCGTGGGGGCTGGCGCTGGCCGCGTTCGGCGCGGGCACGGTCCTGGGCGCGCTGCTGATGATGCGCTGGAAGCCGCGCCGGATGCTGCTGGTGGGCACGGTGTGCGTGTTCCCGCTGGCTCTGCCGTCGGCGGGGCTCGCGGTGCCGCTGCCGGTGGGTGCGCTGGCGGCGGTGATGTTCGTGTCCGGGGTGGCGATCGAGGTGTTCGGCGTGGCGTGGATGACCGCGCTGCACCAGGAGATCCCGGAGGACAAGCTGTCGCGGGTCTCCGCGTACGACTGGTTCGGCTCGACGGCGATGCTGCCGCTGTCCACGGCGGTCGCGGGACCGGTGGCCGACGCCGTGGGGCGGCCGCAGGCGCTGTGGGGATGTGCGGCGCTGATCCTGGTGGTGACGGCGCTGGTGCTGCTCGTGCCGGACGTACGGAACCTGACGCGGCGCACGAAGCCGGTCGCCGCCGACCGTCCGGAGAAACCCTCGACGGCCGCCTCGGACCCGGCGCCCGCGTAG
- a CDS encoding DUF4442 domain-containing protein — MSDMMPNIGEMLLATVPMARTLNLEVVEATAERAVLRLPDQKDFHNHVGGPHAGAMFTLGESASGAIVIGAFGDQMGRAVPLAVKAEIGYKKLAMGVVTATATLGRPRAEVVAELDAGQRPEFPVLVEITREDGAVTGEMTITWTLRPNA, encoded by the coding sequence ATGTCCGACATGATGCCGAACATCGGCGAGATGCTGCTGGCCACCGTTCCCATGGCCAGGACCCTGAACCTGGAGGTCGTCGAGGCGACCGCCGAGCGGGCCGTCCTGCGCCTGCCCGACCAGAAGGACTTCCACAACCACGTCGGCGGCCCGCACGCCGGTGCGATGTTCACCCTCGGCGAGTCGGCCAGCGGCGCCATCGTCATCGGCGCCTTCGGCGACCAGATGGGCCGTGCCGTCCCGCTCGCCGTCAAGGCGGAGATCGGCTACAAGAAGCTCGCCATGGGCGTCGTCACCGCGACCGCCACGCTCGGCCGCCCCCGCGCCGAGGTCGTCGCCGAGCTCGACGCCGGACAGCGCCCCGAGTTCCCGGTCCTGGTGGAGATCACCCGCGAGGACGGCGCCGTCACGGGTGAGATGACCATCACCTGGACCCTGCGCCCCAACGCCTGA